A single region of the Candidatus Ancaeobacter aquaticus genome encodes:
- a CDS encoding peptidylprolyl isomerase — protein sequence MKRFAQYIVLVGIALNVCCFAYAEVVDQIVAIVNDEIVTFNELKKVLNPIYAQYEKTYQSDELVDKMIRARNEVLKQLINNKLLVQAAKTKKLTVDEDLIEERIDSIKERFPSEEVFYSALEADGMSVDILKKNIREQLLMRSLVQRELAHKAIVSPHDVNEFYKKHTEQFREGEMINLCNILIKHTDKDDEGSDKAWDKINNILREIKNGGDFEVLAKQYSEGPNAEKGGDMGYFPRGSMMKEIEEAAFSMNAGEISEIIRTNVGYHILYLKARRSARQIPFQEVSKDVERELFQVKIEKLKAEYVDDLRKKAFIKVME from the coding sequence ATGAAAAGGTTTGCTCAATATATTGTTCTGGTAGGAATAGCACTTAATGTATGTTGTTTCGCGTATGCAGAGGTTGTTGACCAGATTGTTGCTATTGTGAACGATGAGATTGTTACCTTTAATGAACTCAAGAAAGTTCTTAACCCCATTTATGCGCAATATGAGAAGACATATCAAAGTGATGAGCTAGTCGATAAGATGATCCGCGCACGCAATGAAGTATTGAAGCAGTTGATAAACAATAAGTTACTTGTTCAGGCAGCAAAAACGAAAAAACTGACTGTTGATGAAGATCTCATCGAGGAAAGAATAGATAGTATAAAAGAGCGGTTTCCAAGTGAAGAGGTTTTTTATTCAGCACTAGAGGCTGATGGCATGTCTGTTGATATTCTGAAAAAAAATATCAGAGAACAGTTGCTTATGCGAAGTCTTGTCCAACGCGAGTTAGCGCACAAAGCGATCGTATCTCCACACGATGTTAATGAATTCTATAAAAAACACACAGAACAATTTCGTGAGGGTGAGATGATAAATCTATGTAATATTCTCATTAAGCATACTGATAAAGATGATGAAGGTAGTGATAAGGCATGGGATAAGATTAATAATATTTTGCGGGAAATCAAGAATGGCGGTGACTTTGAAGTGCTTGCAAAGCAATATTCTGAAGGGCCGAATGCTGAAAAAGGCGGAGACATGGGTTATTTCCCTCGTGGCAGTATGATGAAAGAAATTGAAGAGGCTGCCTTCAGTATGAATGCAGGTGAAATCAGCGAAATTATCCGTACTAATGTTGGTTATCATATTCTGTACCTCAAAGCGCGCCGCAGTGCTCGACAAATACCCTTTCAAGAAGTTTCAAAAGATGTTGAAAGAGAATTGTTTCAGGTAAAGATTGAAAAGCTCAAAGCTGAATATGTTGACGATTTACGTAAAAAAGCATTCATAAAAGTAATGGAATAA
- the icd gene encoding isocitrate dehydrogenase (NADP(+)) — MQSTNSKIKKGKKIIIQKDGGLKVPDHPIIPYIDGDGTGPDIWSAAVRVFESAVEIAYNSERKIIWKEIFAGEKANKYYGSWLPEETVNDIREYVVAIKGPLTTPIGGGFRSVNVALRQQLNLYACIRPVKYYPGVPSPMKNPKNVDMIIFRENTEDVYAGLEWKIGTEEVKKVINFLNTEMGCSIREDSGIGIKPMSEYASKKLIRKAIEHAIHHKRDSVTLVHKGNIMKFTEGAFKEWGYEVAREEFREETISESEVYEHYRGTVPEGKVLIKDRIADNMFQQVLMRPEMFSVLAMPNLNGDYMSDALAAQVGGLGVAPGANIGDTAAVFEATHGTAPKYAGQDKVNPSSLILSGIMMFEHMGWDEAAELIDKALAKTIQKKIVTYDFARHMDRATLAKCSEYADEIIGNM, encoded by the coding sequence ATGCAATCAACAAATTCAAAAATCAAAAAAGGTAAAAAGATTATTATTCAAAAAGACGGAGGACTTAAGGTTCCTGATCATCCGATTATTCCCTATATTGATGGGGATGGCACTGGTCCAGATATTTGGAGTGCAGCGGTACGTGTATTCGAAAGTGCTGTTGAAATTGCCTATAACAGTGAACGAAAGATTATTTGGAAAGAAATTTTTGCCGGTGAAAAAGCTAATAAATATTATGGAAGCTGGCTGCCGGAAGAAACAGTCAATGATATTAGAGAATATGTTGTTGCTATTAAAGGTCCGCTCACAACTCCGATAGGTGGAGGTTTTAGGAGCGTTAATGTTGCTTTGCGGCAACAACTAAACTTATATGCGTGTATACGTCCGGTGAAATACTACCCTGGGGTTCCATCTCCAATGAAGAATCCTAAAAATGTTGACATGATAATATTTAGAGAAAATACTGAAGATGTGTACGCAGGATTAGAGTGGAAGATTGGGACTGAAGAGGTTAAAAAAGTTATTAATTTTCTTAATACTGAGATGGGTTGTTCCATTAGAGAAGATTCTGGTATTGGCATTAAGCCTATGAGTGAATACGCGTCAAAAAAGCTTATCAGAAAAGCGATAGAACACGCGATACACCACAAAAGAGATAGTGTTACACTTGTGCATAAGGGAAATATTATGAAGTTTACGGAAGGTGCTTTTAAGGAATGGGGGTATGAAGTTGCCCGTGAGGAGTTTAGAGAGGAAACCATTTCTGAATCTGAAGTGTATGAACATTACCGTGGCACTGTGCCTGAAGGTAAAGTGCTCATTAAAGATAGAATTGCTGACAATATGTTCCAACAGGTGCTTATGAGACCAGAAATGTTTAGTGTCCTTGCTATGCCTAATCTTAACGGTGATTACATGTCTGACGCATTGGCGGCACAGGTTGGCGGTCTCGGCGTTGCACCGGGTGCTAATATTGGTGATACAGCAGCGGTATTTGAGGCGACACACGGTACGGCGCCAAAATATGCCGGTCAGGATAAAGTTAACCCAAGTAGTCTTATATTATCAGGCATTATGATGTTTGAACATATGGGGTGGGATGAAGCGGCAGAATTGATCGATAAAGCGCTTGCAAAAACGATCCAAAAAAAGATTGTTACCTATGATTTTGCACGACATATGGATCGTGCCACATTAGCGAAATGTTCTGAATATGCAGATGAGATAATAGGGAATATGTAA
- the rsmA gene encoding 16S rRNA (adenine(1518)-N(6)/adenine(1519)-N(6))-dimethyltransferase RsmA, with protein sequence MNIKEIKEVLSESGIHLRKRWGQNFLTDKRILEDIVLCADILPTDLVIEVGPGLGTLTERLMNSRAKVVAIEIDKKLSEILHIHLKDSKNLLLLQQDILKVDLKALVRTEYCKGLKHIKVVANVPYYITTPIIMHFLESEIPLDVMVLTMQEEVAKRIIADPGTKDYGILSVISQYFSQPRIVRKIKKGAFYPVPKVDSAVVKFDVYKTPPVACDKDLLFMLVKACFSQRRKIIKNTITLLPLKEIDKNDLYCALDICAIDYMRRPETISIHEYAQLTSTIEKIVQQKKKNQE encoded by the coding sequence ATGAACATCAAAGAAATAAAGGAAGTCCTTTCAGAAAGTGGCATTCATCTCAGAAAAAGGTGGGGACAGAATTTTCTGACTGATAAACGTATTCTCGAAGATATAGTTTTATGTGCTGATATTTTACCAACCGACCTTGTGATTGAAGTGGGGCCGGGCCTGGGGACACTTACCGAACGCCTTATGAATAGTAGGGCAAAGGTTGTTGCTATTGAAATAGATAAAAAGCTCTCAGAGATACTTCATATACATTTAAAAGATTCGAAAAACCTACTGTTATTGCAACAGGATATTCTTAAGGTTGATCTTAAGGCGTTGGTCCGAACAGAATATTGTAAAGGGTTAAAACACATCAAAGTTGTTGCTAATGTCCCATACTATATTACAACACCGATTATAATGCACTTTCTTGAGTCAGAGATACCCCTTGATGTGATGGTTCTCACTATGCAGGAAGAAGTGGCAAAACGAATAATTGCTGATCCCGGAACAAAAGACTATGGTATTCTTTCGGTGATTTCTCAGTATTTTTCACAACCAAGAATTGTAAGAAAAATAAAGAAAGGCGCGTTCTATCCTGTTCCAAAGGTTGATAGCGCGGTAGTGAAGTTTGATGTGTATAAAACGCCGCCTGTTGCGTGTGATAAAGATCTACTCTTTATGCTCGTAAAAGCTTGTTTTTCTCAAAGAAGAAAAATTATCAAAAATACTATTACCCTGTTGCCATTAAAAGAAATAGATAAAAATGATTTATATTGTGCGCTTGATATATGCGCAATCGATTATATGAGAAGACCTGAAACAATTTCAATTCATGAATACGCCCAATTAACCAGTACGATTGAAAAAATAGTGCAGCAGAAGAAAAAGAACCAGGAATAA
- the mdh gene encoding malate dehydrogenase → MKRNKISIVGAGNVGATCAHWAITKNLGDVVLIDIAEGIPQGKALDMAESLPIVGVDLKVTGSNNYSVTKDSDIVIITAGLPRKPGMSRDDLLKTNANIMKSVTKEIAQYSPEAILIIVSNPLDAMAHVALKESGFSRDKVIGMAGILDTARFRSFIAEELNVSVENVHAMVLGGHGDTMVPLLSYTNIAGIPIRTMLSEEKLSALVERTRKGGIEIVNLLKTGSAYYAPSCAAIEMAEAILYDKKKTLPCSVFLKGEYGVTDSFLGVPVILGKNGVEKIIELDLSDEENAALAQSALSVKELIETIS, encoded by the coding sequence ATGAAACGAAATAAAATAAGTATTGTTGGTGCGGGAAATGTTGGTGCGACATGTGCTCATTGGGCTATAACCAAGAATCTTGGCGATGTTGTGCTTATTGATATTGCAGAAGGAATTCCGCAAGGCAAGGCACTTGATATGGCAGAATCGTTACCGATTGTAGGAGTTGATCTCAAGGTTACCGGATCAAATAATTATAGTGTGACCAAAGATTCTGATATTGTCATTATTACTGCTGGTCTGCCGCGCAAACCCGGGATGAGTCGTGATGATCTGTTAAAAACAAACGCGAATATAATGAAAAGTGTAACGAAAGAAATAGCTCAATATTCTCCTGAGGCAATACTTATTATTGTATCTAATCCGCTTGATGCTATGGCACATGTTGCTCTAAAAGAAAGTGGTTTTAGTAGAGATAAAGTGATTGGGATGGCAGGCATTCTTGACACGGCGCGTTTTAGATCATTTATTGCCGAAGAACTTAATGTGTCGGTAGAAAACGTACATGCTATGGTATTAGGTGGTCATGGAGATACCATGGTTCCTCTTCTGAGTTACACAAATATTGCCGGAATTCCCATTAGAACAATGCTGTCTGAAGAAAAGTTGAGTGCTCTCGTGGAGAGGACCCGTAAAGGAGGTATCGAGATAGTAAACCTGCTTAAAACGGGTAGCGCCTATTATGCACCATCATGTGCTGCTATTGAAATGGCTGAGGCTATACTATATGACAAAAAGAAAACATTGCCCTGTTCAGTATTTTTAAAAGGCGAGTATGGTGTTACAGACAGCTTTTTAGGTGTGCCCGTCATATTGGGCAAAAACGGTGTTGAGAAAATTATCGAACTTGATCTGTCTGATGAGGAAAATGCCGCGCTCGCGCAATCCGCATTATCGGTAAAAGAGTTGATAGAAACAATTTCGTAA
- a CDS encoding peptidylprolyl isomerase has translation MKKCFLSIIVVMSVFTVSVYGYSQENKKDTATSNQVQTLKPDSVIASVNNKEITVGDFQALVGKVPPNYKQAILNQKAKVINDMITQELLFQAAERMDLENDPQVKESLKNLVKQILVQRYIQIEVVEKIKITDKDLKEYHKKHKEEFNIPEQVRAAHVLVKDEKDAHAAMKRIKNNEDFAVVAKEMSIDPSRLKGGDLGYFGRGRMIPEFENAAFSLAPGEVSGIVKTQFGFHIIKCVDKKAPQAREFAEVKKEIEQKLMQEKQAAQFKDLIERLKNKAEIKINNNVIQELK, from the coding sequence ATGAAAAAATGTTTTCTATCTATAATAGTGGTTATGAGTGTATTTACTGTATCGGTATATGGATATTCTCAAGAGAATAAAAAAGACACAGCAACAAGTAACCAAGTACAAACGCTTAAACCTGATAGTGTTATTGCCTCAGTGAATAATAAGGAAATAACCGTAGGAGATTTCCAGGCTCTTGTGGGGAAAGTTCCTCCTAATTATAAGCAAGCTATACTGAATCAAAAAGCTAAAGTTATAAATGATATGATTACTCAGGAGCTCTTGTTCCAAGCTGCAGAGAGAATGGATTTGGAAAATGATCCGCAAGTTAAAGAATCACTCAAAAACCTTGTAAAACAAATTCTGGTGCAGCGATATATCCAAATTGAAGTTGTCGAAAAGATAAAAATTACTGATAAAGATCTTAAAGAATATCATAAAAAACATAAGGAAGAATTCAATATACCAGAACAGGTCCGGGCCGCACACGTATTAGTGAAAGATGAAAAGGATGCTCATGCAGCCATGAAAAGAATAAAAAACAACGAAGACTTTGCTGTAGTAGCAAAGGAAATGTCTATTGATCCCAGTAGGCTTAAGGGTGGGGATCTAGGGTATTTTGGACGTGGACGGATGATCCCAGAGTTTGAAAATGCCGCATTTTCTCTTGCTCCTGGAGAAGTATCTGGTATTGTTAAAACACAATTTGGTTTTCATATAATAAAGTGCGTTGATAAGAAAGCTCCTCAAGCTCGTGAATTTGCAGAAGTAAAAAAAGAAATAGAGCAGAAACTCATGCAGGAAAAACAGGCTGCGCAGTTCAAAGACTTGATAGAACGCTTGAAAAATAAAGCTGAAATTAAAATAAACAATAATGTAATACAAGAGCTTAAATAA
- the mfd gene encoding transcription-repair coupling factor: MIHIHKRFKESESFIETLNVLHQGKDVLVTGCEASLKECIIATIVREFQKPILYIVKGPKEQDTAAENCKLFLDRPVYSFPALDFIPGQGVHPQIEITSERLKVLETLLEPQEFLPVVIATSHSISQHVVGRAVLDVSRIEIKPQMSISRDELCKKLVDLGYEPTPMIEKKGDFSVRGGVIDVYSILEDDPYRIEFFGDTIESIRVFDAYTQKSTESIDHIVIVPCKEKECIEEGNATLVEYISELSDKPLIVFDELFELKRNTAQFYDDFKTNSLYIPFDNFYGGVAEYQKVFFNLFEQSSPEFKQVSKVHYNVKRAESLSEKTTVPFSEVSACDSDAAERKMLFEDKQDTVLGEIERLVDKKYKICIVCNNAGEKDRYTEIIDEKGYEKLKKIPIVLGRLHTGFIFPECKIALIADQDIFNRYKVRSIQKKFKGVNPIAELTEIKNGDYVVHINYGIGKYKGLQMIEKDGIMQEFMALEYAEKAYVYVPIENINLVERYIGVGKRPTLDKLGSSRWKQVKKRVQIVTAGIAADLLDVQAAREILEGTPFSKDNSWMREFESAFIYEETTDQMRTIDEVKRDMESRKPMDRLICGDVGYGKTEVAIRAAFKCVMDNRQVAVLVPTTILADQHFRTFCERMQDYPIKIEMLSRFRSKREQANIVNELSAGTVDIVIGTHRLLQKDVAFKNIGLVIVDEEQRFGVRHKEKLKQLRKLIDVLTLTATPIPRTLYMSFLGVKEMSAINTPPENRLPIETYIIEYHETVIRKAIVHELAREGQVFYVHNRVKTINRVKERLQKLVPEARITVAHGQMDEDELAEIMHLFVNGKIDVLVCTTIIESGLDIPNANTIIIERADMFGLSELYQLRGRVGRYNVRAYAYLLFPPNALLLSAAKKRLRALTEFSGMGSGFKLAMKDLEIRGAGNILGKEQHGYITAVGFDLYCRLLKQNIVRQRGDSAGMSEKEVVLKLGMRPYLPLSYIGDESIRINLYKRIASCEKVAEINEIHAELNDRFGPLPKEVALFMDTSMLKIIARSKNIHYIEVKQGKCVIKRNNEVVLFNGHHARITATRQEGIVEEVLKIVNTIT; encoded by the coding sequence ATGATCCATATACATAAAAGATTTAAAGAATCTGAATCTTTTATTGAGACGCTGAACGTGTTACATCAAGGGAAAGATGTTCTTGTTACCGGGTGTGAAGCATCACTAAAAGAGTGCATTATAGCAACGATTGTTCGTGAGTTTCAAAAACCTATTCTCTATATAGTAAAAGGTCCAAAAGAACAGGATACTGCCGCTGAAAACTGTAAACTGTTTTTAGATCGACCGGTCTATTCGTTCCCTGCACTTGATTTTATTCCCGGGCAGGGTGTTCATCCACAAATTGAGATAACATCTGAACGGCTAAAAGTTTTGGAGACGTTACTTGAACCACAAGAGTTTCTGCCTGTTGTTATAGCAACATCACATTCGATCAGTCAACATGTCGTTGGGCGTGCAGTCCTTGATGTATCTCGTATAGAAATAAAACCACAGATGTCTATCTCTCGCGATGAGTTGTGCAAAAAACTTGTAGATCTCGGATATGAGCCTACACCGATGATTGAAAAAAAAGGTGATTTTTCAGTTCGGGGCGGTGTTATAGATGTGTATTCAATTCTTGAAGATGATCCATACAGAATAGAATTTTTTGGAGATACGATTGAATCAATACGAGTTTTTGATGCCTACACACAAAAATCTACGGAATCTATTGATCATATCGTTATTGTACCGTGCAAAGAAAAAGAATGTATTGAAGAAGGAAATGCGACTTTGGTTGAGTATATCAGTGAACTGTCTGATAAACCTCTTATTGTTTTTGATGAGCTGTTCGAACTGAAAAGAAATACAGCTCAATTCTATGATGATTTTAAAACTAATTCATTATATATACCATTTGATAATTTTTATGGAGGGGTTGCAGAGTATCAAAAAGTTTTTTTTAATTTATTTGAGCAAAGTTCACCTGAGTTCAAACAAGTGTCAAAAGTTCACTATAACGTCAAAAGAGCGGAATCTCTTTCAGAAAAAACAACAGTCCCGTTTTCAGAAGTATCGGCATGTGATAGTGATGCTGCTGAAAGAAAAATGCTATTTGAGGATAAACAAGATACCGTGCTTGGTGAAATTGAGCGCTTAGTTGATAAGAAATATAAGATATGCATAGTATGTAATAATGCTGGGGAAAAAGATCGTTATACTGAGATTATAGATGAGAAAGGATATGAAAAGTTAAAAAAAATACCGATTGTTTTGGGGAGACTGCATACAGGTTTTATTTTTCCCGAGTGTAAAATCGCGCTTATTGCTGATCAGGATATTTTTAATCGATACAAAGTGCGATCAATTCAGAAAAAATTCAAGGGTGTTAATCCTATTGCAGAACTGACTGAAATAAAAAACGGTGACTATGTTGTTCATATTAATTATGGCATTGGAAAATACAAAGGGCTTCAGATGATAGAAAAAGACGGGATAATGCAGGAGTTTATGGCCCTTGAATATGCTGAAAAAGCATATGTGTATGTCCCTATTGAAAATATAAACCTTGTTGAACGGTATATCGGTGTCGGGAAAAGACCCACGCTGGATAAACTTGGATCGAGCCGGTGGAAACAGGTTAAAAAAAGAGTCCAAATCGTGACTGCAGGTATTGCGGCAGATCTCCTTGATGTGCAAGCGGCTAGAGAGATATTGGAGGGAACGCCTTTTTCAAAGGATAATTCATGGATGAGAGAATTTGAAAGCGCATTTATATATGAAGAGACAACTGATCAAATGCGTACAATCGATGAAGTTAAACGAGACATGGAATCACGAAAACCGATGGATCGGCTCATATGTGGTGATGTTGGCTACGGGAAAACAGAAGTTGCTATCCGTGCGGCCTTCAAATGTGTGATGGATAACCGCCAGGTAGCGGTGCTTGTCCCAACGACCATTCTTGCCGATCAGCATTTTAGAACATTTTGTGAGCGTATGCAGGATTATCCCATAAAAATTGAGATGCTTTCACGATTTCGATCTAAACGTGAGCAGGCGAATATTGTAAATGAGCTGAGTGCAGGTACCGTTGATATAGTAATTGGCACGCATCGTTTATTGCAAAAAGATGTAGCGTTTAAAAATATTGGACTAGTGATTGTTGATGAGGAGCAGCGCTTTGGTGTGCGTCATAAAGAAAAGCTGAAGCAGTTACGAAAACTTATTGATGTATTAACGCTTACAGCTACACCAATACCACGGACACTCTATATGTCATTTCTTGGTGTTAAAGAAATGAGTGCGATTAATACTCCTCCCGAAAACAGACTTCCAATAGAGACGTATATTATTGAATATCATGAAACGGTTATAAGAAAAGCGATTGTTCATGAGCTTGCACGTGAGGGACAGGTGTTTTATGTGCATAATAGGGTAAAAACCATTAACCGGGTGAAAGAACGCCTGCAAAAACTTGTTCCCGAAGCACGTATAACAGTTGCACACGGGCAAATGGATGAAGACGAGCTCGCAGAAATAATGCATTTATTTGTTAATGGTAAAATTGATGTGCTGGTTTGTACGACCATTATTGAATCAGGGCTTGATATCCCGAATGCCAATACGATCATAATCGAGAGGGCGGACATGTTTGGCCTTTCAGAGCTCTACCAGTTGCGCGGCAGAGTGGGGCGGTATAATGTGCGTGCATATGCATATCTCTTGTTTCCTCCAAACGCACTGTTACTCTCTGCGGCAAAAAAACGATTGCGGGCATTAACTGAATTTAGCGGTATGGGGTCGGGTTTTAAGCTTGCAATGAAAGATCTTGAAATACGTGGTGCGGGCAATATTTTGGGCAAGGAACAGCATGGGTATATTACCGCAGTCGGTTTTGATCTGTATTGTCGGTTATTAAAACAAAATATTGTTCGACAACGCGGTGACAGCGCGGGGATGTCAGAAAAAGAAGTCGTTCTAAAATTAGGCATGCGGCCATATCTTCCGCTTTCATATATAGGAGATGAGTCTATACGTATTAATCTTTATAAACGTATCGCGTCCTGCGAAAAAGTTGCTGAGATCAATGAAATACATGCTGAACTTAATGATAGATTCGGGCCTCTTCCAAAAGAGGTCGCGCTTTTTATGGATACTTCTATGCTTAAAATAATTGCTCGCTCAAAAAATATACATTATATTGAAGTAAAACAGGGTAAATGTGTCATAAAGCGCAATAACGAAGTAGTGCTTTTTAATGGGCACCATGCACGTATAACCGCTACGCGTCAAGAGGGGATAGTTGAGGAAGTGTTAAAAATAGTGAACACTATTACGTAA
- the recO gene encoding DNA repair protein RecO — protein MSIVHTEGIVLKTYDYSETSKIAVIFTKDYGKIKVMAKGAKSKKSNTQAVTEPGTYIRLVFYYKSDKELLTLSEATIIDQYPKVRTDLVKFAYYMYVLELIEVLFESDEGGSRDFFTECIAYINTFSESDNPELYVIALEVKMLKAHGHMFECQKCVECGKNVPRDLISSANRTELHPHNTKTEIYLSTVQGGVICKKCKSVHNRGRKYPLTTLQTLLYLSQCSVEEVTAISSRTREIVDIKNILRIRLDFLVGKSLKSLSFLEKTIKM, from the coding sequence ATGAGTATTGTCCATACCGAAGGCATAGTGTTAAAAACATATGACTACTCCGAAACGAGCAAAATAGCGGTAATTTTTACGAAAGATTATGGCAAGATCAAGGTTATGGCAAAAGGCGCTAAGAGTAAAAAAAGCAATACTCAAGCGGTTACAGAACCGGGGACCTATATTCGATTAGTATTTTATTATAAAAGTGATAAAGAACTACTCACGCTTTCTGAAGCAACCATCATTGATCAGTACCCAAAAGTGCGCACGGATCTGGTGAAATTTGCCTATTATATGTATGTCTTGGAACTTATAGAGGTCCTCTTTGAATCAGACGAAGGCGGGTCACGTGATTTTTTTACTGAATGCATTGCTTACATTAACACCTTTTCAGAAAGCGACAATCCCGAGTTATATGTTATAGCCCTTGAAGTGAAGATGCTCAAAGCTCATGGCCATATGTTTGAATGTCAGAAGTGTGTAGAATGCGGGAAAAATGTTCCTCGGGATCTTATTTCGTCTGCCAATAGAACAGAATTACATCCTCATAATACTAAAACAGAAATATATCTATCGACCGTTCAAGGCGGCGTCATATGCAAAAAGTGCAAATCTGTCCATAATAGGGGACGAAAATATCCCCTCACTACGCTCCAGACTTTGCTGTATCTTTCACAGTGTTCAGTGGAAGAAGTTACGGCAATTTCTTCTCGAACAAGAGAAATAGTAGATATTAAAAATATTCTGAGAATCAGGCTTGACTTTTTAGTAGGAAAAAGCTTAAAATCACTAAGTTTTCTAGAAAAGACGATAAAAATGTAA
- the pdxA gene encoding 4-hydroxythreonine-4-phosphate dehydrogenase PdxA produces MKIPIIGITMGDVSGIGPEIIIKTLRDMWWHGVCIPVLFGSSEIFDYTAQLLKDDFRYTVLTDIKRDTVCKGNVYLFRTGSINPEDVVCGKPDFQWGKAAFTAVECAVREAQSGKIDAIVTAPVCKEALDMAGYTFLGHTEFLAFLTKTTSYRMMFVGGGLRVILATIHVPLKKIFSLLDEKTICETVQHAHRATRLLGVEKPTIAVCGLNPHAGENSVLGTEERDIVTPAILKARSQGIDVLGPLPSDTVFYRAQNNEFDCVVALYHDQGLIPFKMIAFDEGVNLTVGLPFIRTSPDHGTAFSIAGKGIADPRSITEAIKLAVHMFDRKGVRNNNIPNLEAQI; encoded by the coding sequence ATGAAAATTCCAATTATCGGTATTACTATGGGGGACGTTTCCGGTATTGGACCGGAAATTATCATTAAAACACTTCGTGATATGTGGTGGCATGGTGTGTGTATCCCGGTGCTTTTTGGATCTAGTGAGATTTTTGATTATACCGCACAATTGTTGAAGGATGATTTTAGGTATACAGTCTTAACTGATATTAAACGGGATACAGTTTGTAAGGGAAATGTATACTTGTTCCGTACAGGGTCAATTAACCCTGAAGATGTTGTGTGTGGAAAGCCTGATTTCCAATGGGGAAAAGCGGCGTTTACTGCGGTTGAATGTGCTGTACGCGAAGCACAAAGTGGTAAAATTGATGCTATAGTTACTGCTCCGGTATGTAAAGAAGCGCTGGATATGGCAGGATATACTTTTCTTGGGCATACTGAGTTTTTGGCATTCCTCACTAAAACAACTTCGTATCGCATGATGTTTGTTGGTGGGGGATTAAGGGTTATTCTTGCCACGATCCATGTGCCATTAAAAAAGATATTTTCTTTACTAGATGAAAAAACGATTTGTGAAACTGTGCAGCATGCTCATCGTGCAACTCGGTTATTAGGTGTTGAAAAACCAACGATTGCAGTATGCGGTCTCAATCCGCACGCAGGGGAAAACAGTGTCTTAGGTACCGAAGAGAGAGATATTGTTACGCCTGCTATTTTGAAAGCGCGATCTCAAGGTATTGATGTTCTTGGTCCATTACCTTCCGACACTGTCTTTTACAGGGCGCAAAACAATGAGTTTGATTGTGTTGTTGCACTCTATCATGATCAGGGTTTGATTCCATTTAAGATGATCGCTTTTGATGAAGGGGTTAATCTAACCGTAGGGTTGCCATTTATCCGTACATCGCCTGATCACGGAACAGCTTTTTCAATTGCCGGTAAGGGTATAGCTGACCCAAGAAGCATAACGGAAGCAATAAAGCTTGCTGTACACATGTTTGATCGTAAGGGGGTGAGAAATAATAATATCCCTAATTTGGAGGCTCAGATTTAG